GCCTACACGTCCGGAGAAAAAGACTGCTCCTCCCCCCATATCAGCGATACGATCAGGTGTTAAGGCATTGACAAGCCGCTTCGCTCCAGAAGCATCTGCCCATAACCCTTGAGTGATGAGAACACCTGGAAGAACATTACTCCCGATTACTACTTTTATCAGACAGTCTCCTCGGTCATTAAAAATGCGAACGAGATCATTTTCTTCTATTCCTAATGTTTCAGCATCGACTGAATTCATATAAAGCTTTGGTTCTTTTTCAAGTTTCATATGTTTGTCATTTGTTGAAAAAGTCGAATTCAAGAAGTTGTGATTAGGGCCTGGAATAAATAGAAACGGGAGATCATTATCACGAATCAGCGGTCGATAGGTTGGCAGCGGGTCATACCCTTGTTTCTCCATTCGGCTTGAAAAAAGTTCGATTTTCCCGCTTGGTGTAGGGAGATTTGGAAAGAACGGCCGATTAGCTTTGATATATTGTTTATCTAGTAAAGATTCATAGGTCATTTCTTTTAGAAATGAATTTTCCTCTTGATTCAGAGCTTGTCGTATCATATCTTCCTCTGTATCAGTGAAAGCCTGTTCAGTGAATCCCATTTCTTCAGCTAACAGCTTAAATACCTCCATATTTGATTTTGCTTCTCCATAACGTTCTATGACAGGCTGCTGAATCTGAAGGTAATGATGCCAATATGAAGTATAAAAATCAGTACTTTCAAAGGATGATGAAGCTGGGAGAACGATATCAGCAAACATGGCTGTCTCTGTTAAAAATAAGTCATGGACAACTGTGAATAAATCTTCCCGCATGAGGCCTTTCCTTACTTTTGTAACGTTTGGGGCAACAATGGCGGGGTTAGAGCTATACACGTAAAGGGAGGAAATGGGCTGTTCTTTCTTAAGTAACGTTTTTCCAAGCTCATTCATGTTGATGACTCGAGTTTGCTTGTTCTGTAATAAATCAGGGCGCTGCACAGCAGCAGAATTAAATGCAAGATATCCAGAATTACCTTTGATCGCTCCGCCGCCTTTTTTTAGCCACTGTCCAGTGAGTGCAGGAAGACAAGCTAGGGTTCTAACGTTCATTCCACCGTTATCATGATGCTGGAGCCCATTGCCGATTCTGATTAAAGAAGGGGAAGTTTGTCCATACATTCTAGCGAGCTTATAAATATCCTCAACTGAAACACCAGTTATTGCT
The Peribacillus sp. FSL H8-0477 genome window above contains:
- a CDS encoding molybdopterin oxidoreductase family protein, with amino-acid sequence MNYINMRDGIFPSVCSLDCPDQCGLLVHKQNGKITKIEGDPKHPVTKGNICNKVRHMSERLYDPQRLQFPLKRVGPKGSGAFERISWTEAIETITSKWKDLIEKKGPESILPYSFYGNMGILAAEGMDRRFFNRLGASRLDRTICNAAGSEGYAYTMGGSFGTDPEDTIHTKLFIMWGINAVSTNMHQVTIAQAARKNGAKVVVIDVHKNQTGRWANWFIPILPGTDSALALGLMHILYAENLVDEEFLKQYTVGDAELREHVKDYDPLTVSAITGVSVEDIYKLARMYGQTSPSLIRIGNGLQHHDNGGMNVRTLACLPALTGQWLKKGGGAIKGNSGYLAFNSAAVQRPDLLQNKQTRVINMNELGKTLLKKEQPISSLYVYSSNPAIVAPNVTKVRKGLMREDLFTVVHDLFLTETAMFADIVLPASSSFESTDFYTSYWHHYLQIQQPVIERYGEAKSNMEVFKLLAEEMGFTEQAFTDTEEDMIRQALNQEENSFLKEMTYESLLDKQYIKANRPFFPNLPTPSGKIELFSSRMEKQGYDPLPTYRPLIRDNDLPFLFIPGPNHNFLNSTFSTNDKHMKLEKEPKLYMNSVDAETLGIEENDLVRIFNDRGDCLIKVVIGSNVLPGVLITQGLWADASGAKRLVNALTPDRIADMGGGAVFFSGRVGCEKIKS